TATTCGAAGGGTAGCCGGGTTTTCCTGAGGCAAGCAAGAACAATAGAAAGAACACTCCAGGCAGATGTCTTATCGTCATTTCTTCATCCTTTTTTTAAATTTCACCGACCGAATCAAAACACGAGTGCATGCTCTTTTGCAAGCGCTTCACGGTATGAATCTCGGATTCCAAAGGGAAAGCGTCTTGGAAAACAATATAAAGATTTTGAGTTTCTTTACAAGAAGCCGGTCTGGATCAAGTGGCAGATAAGGTGATGGCGGTGCTGAGTTCCCTCGAGACTCTTCCAACGGGCAGGAGGACGTTCCAGTTGAATGAGCTGCCATTGGCCATTGCCATAAGCCCATACAACTGAAATGTCGTCGAGTTGCGCCATGCGCAGGAGACGGCGCGTGGCCTGAAGGATTTCGCTTAAACTTTTGTGCTCCAGGGGTATGGGTTCCAGAGTAGGATCTTCCGCCGTTGCTGTTTGGCGGAGTGCTCCCACGCATTCATAATGAACACAAATGAATCGAATACGTTCAATCCAGTCTATAGCCTCCTGAATGATCAGGGGATTGTGATCGAACGCATGTTGTTCCAAATCCTTCATGTTGCGAATGATGCGAGGAGCAAGGGGCGATGCGCGGGGACCGATGGCCAGAAAAGGAAATCGAAAGTCCCTGGGAATCGACTGCTTCTGTTTCCATCCGAAATAGATACGGGTACGCGGATGAGGCCATTTGAGGTATTGAAACAGAAGCATTTGATGGAGATTGGAACGTTGGTAAAGGTAGGTGGAAGCATGAGGAAAAGTAGGTGTGCCCACAGCCTCAAAAAGGCCTGCAAAACGGGGCGTGGGGAAGAAAATCCTGTGAGCACACCTTAAAAGTTTTTTTTCTTCAGCCGAATAATCTTCAAAAGAGGCACGAATTCCAATGGTCATCACCGAAGGGCAAAAACGAAGAAACGGCGCCAGTGCTAGATGAGTTTGTTTCATCCAATTTTTTATGTTCACATCAAAGTGTGAGGTGAGTGAACCGCAAACGAACAGAAGATCCGGTTAATGGAGGGCCGAAGGCTGGAGGATGTTCCGTTCCGGCATTGCGGGCTGGAAGTACCCCGCAATGCCGGAACGAATCAGTTGAGGTTGGGATTGAGAAGCACTTCGGGATGCACTCCATAATTGTAGCTCCGCATTCGGAAGTAATTTTCCAGCAGACCGATCCTCTGATCCACATAATCGTAAATCTTGAGCTTTCCCCCTTCACCGTTGCCATTGGAATGAAGATCGCGAATGGCGTTTGCCAGAGCTTTGCGAAAATAAATGGGGACGGTCAAGAAAAGAACGTTGGAATGCAACTGCGCCGAACATTCTGCCAACACCTGAGGGGTCACGAAAACGGCCGAAGGTCCGGATGGAAGTGATATTTCACAATGCTTGGAGCCGTTATTGGAGTTTCCATCGGCTTCTTCCCGCAGAGCATCACTTTTCTGTTCATAGACATGAATCGGGATATCTCGCTGACTCAGTTCCTGTCGCAATATCCGGTCATATTCTTCCCCTGCCGAAAGCACTAGAAGCGCACGAGTCGCTTTCTTGAGCTCTGTCTCTATGTCGTCTGCGATGATGCGGATTCGATCCTTGTCCTGCATCATGGTATGCAACATTGGAACATAATCGGCTCTGGACCGATATGGGTATTCAAATTCTGTCGGGCGTGCGACGATATGGGCATGAATGATCCCTCGCCCTTCGCGAGCATCCTTTTCATTGATAGCATAAACCACATCCCCGATATAAAAGTAAATGATCCTGGAAAGGCGGTCTTTGTTGCGCTGTACCGTGCTGGAAAGTCCGAGCATGTACCGGGTGTCGAAATTGGGAATAAGATGTGTAATGACCTTGGGTGGACACCGCTGGCATTCGTCCACTATGAGATATCCCACTTGATCCGCTATTTTTTTCCAGTGACGCATCACTTCACCGGTGTGCGCGATGGTGATCCTTTTGCCCACCCGGTGTTCACCTGTAGAAAAGATCCCTACTTCTGAACTGGGGATTTGCAGGAAGTTTTCAATCTTTGCAAGCCAACCCTCCAGCAATTCGAGCTTGGGGATGAGGATAAGGGCAGGTTGCCGCCGCTGAGCAATGGTATAGAGCGCGATAACCGTCTTGCCACTTTTGTGTCCACCTGCCAGTGTGGCAAAATCGCGTTCCAGAACCGCTTCCGCAGCATCCTGCTGGTAGCTTTTGAGCTCGCCGTGGAATTCAAAAGGAAGAGGATCGAAATAACGCCTGCGATCCACCAGCCGATAGGGCTGTTGAAATTTTTTGCACAGTTCCAGCAGCTGATCCAAAAAGCCCCTGGGAAGGATATAGCTGCGTCCTTTCTGGCGTAAGCAGCTGATTTGCGGCGGAATACTTCCTATCCATTCGCCCCGGTTGTGTCGAAGCTCATAATCCGGGTTCGTGAAAACCAATCGTTCATGTATTTTACGTTCTAGTTGAGGATTCAACCCTTCAGCAGGAATTTTGATACATTCCGCGATCAATATATTCAGCATTTTTACAAACATTATAGAATACCTTTCACAACTGAAATCCCGATATAATTGATCGGCACAATAAAGCATGCCTATGAAACATTTGTTCCCTACTTTTCCCCCTACGGTCTAGCCGTCCCGGGAAGGAATTCCATTGTAGGATGTGCTCTTCCGCGTATGCATTTACACATCATCTATTTTGGAATGCACATGCAGAAAACCGCTTCCCTTTCTATCGGATTAAAATCGCCAGTTCTTTAATGGGCGCCCGGGGGGCGGAAAAAAAGAAATACAAACTATAGTATAATAGTATAAAATATTTATTTTGCCAACCTGCGGGCTTTGGAAAATCCCAGGGAAACAAATCCTCTTTCCATTCGCAAACATGTAGAGCTTACAAATTGACACGTGGTTTTGAATCTAATATTGTCGCGAATTGATTTTGCGGTGCACAGCATGGGCTGCATTCGAAAACAACCAGCTACAGACGAAAAAGGAGCCCCCATGGAAGATTCTTCTCACGATCATCTTCAAATTTTAGGACAATTGGCGCTCGAATACGAGCAAAAACAAAAGGAGCTTCAAAAGATTATTCAAGATGCCGATCCCGACAGGATTTTACAACAACTCGTCTTTCGGGCGGAACTCACCACCGATCATTTTCGAAGCGCACAGCGAGTCCTCCTGACTCTTCTTTGTGCAACCGATGAAAATAGAAAGGATGAAGTGAAAAAGGCCGCAATCGCTCTTTGCCGCTGTTTCGATGAGATGCGGATACTGTTTCAATCTTTGGCGGATCGATCTTACAAAATCCAAAAATAGATCTCTTGTCGATGCCTAATCTACTCTTTTCCCTTTGGGCAGCAAGAAATAGAGTCTGCCTGGATGTTTGAGGCGGCCGGCCGTCCATTCGGCAGTTTCTCCGCTGCCACAGAATAAATCAGCCCTTCCGGGTCCTTTGATGGCCCCTCCCGCATCCTGGTTCAGGACCCATCGTTGCAATGGTTCCCACCCCAGAACTTGACCATCGGTATTCAGACGGGGCTTCTTCGTCTCAAGAAAGGCCAAAGCCCCTCCCGGATGAAACTGGGGGTCGGTCGCGATGGACCGCCCGGCTGTCAACGGCACATTGATGCTTCCCAATGGCCCATCTTCAACCCACCGAAAAAACACATAACTTTCATTTTGCCAGAGAATTTCATCCTGCTCGTCAGGGTGAGCCTGCAAATAATCTCTGAGAGATTGAAGCGTTAATTCTTCAGCACTCATCGCGCCTTTTTCAATAAGATATTTGCCGATGCTCTTGTAAGGCCGCCCGTTGGCACCGGCGTATCCCACGCGGCGAAACTGCTCGCCCGGCAACCGAAGCATGCCGGATCCCTGTATCTGCAGGAAAAAAACATCTATGGCATTGCTGAGCCAGGCCAGCTGGCAGCCATAAGGTTCCAGTTTCTTTTTTCCATCGATTTCCATTCGAGTATAGTATGGAACAATGCGATTTCCCTCCATTCGACCTACCAGCCGCTGCCCGGAAAATTTTTCCGCATTGAAAGATGCGAGATCAATCGTTATCAGGTCGGGGGGGATACCATAAATGGGATATCGAAAAACGTTGTCCGGTTCAATCCTGGCATCGAGAACGGGTTCGTAATATCCGGTAACGAGGGACTCCCCGCTCGATTCCGAACTGCAACTTCGGTAGATATCAAAGATTTCTGCAATGGAAGCAGAATTCAGTTTTCCTGAATCCATGAGCTGCAAGAACTCAAGCAAGACGGCTTTGAGCTCCTCTGCGGTAACAGACATCTCTCCCAGCACAAAGGTTTTCGTTCCCGGAATACGGCTATAAAAAGAGAGACTTCTCCTTATGGCTGT
This region of Desulforhabdus amnigena genomic DNA includes:
- the mltA gene encoding murein transglycosylase A, whose protein sequence is MKRSILWGLFLILLLSCSQQISEKPVKSPGFEPVPITEIPNFADDLDSESLRTAIRRSLSFYSRIPGTKTFVLGEMSVTAEELKAVLLEFLQLMDSGKLNSASIAEIFDIYRSCSSESSGESLVTGYYEPVLDARIEPDNVFRYPIYGIPPDLITIDLASFNAEKFSGQRLVGRMEGNRIVPYYTRMEIDGKKKLEPYGCQLAWLSNAIDVFFLQIQGSGMLRLPGEQFRRVGYAGANGRPYKSIGKYLIEKGAMSAEELTLQSLRDYLQAHPDEQDEILWQNESYVFFRWVEDGPLGSINVPLTAGRSIATDPQFHPGGALAFLETKKPRLNTDGQVLGWEPLQRWVLNQDAGGAIKGPGRADLFCGSGETAEWTAGRLKHPGRLYFLLPKGKRVD
- a CDS encoding DEAD/DEAH box helicase — translated: MFVKMLNILIAECIKIPAEGLNPQLERKIHERLVFTNPDYELRHNRGEWIGSIPPQISCLRQKGRSYILPRGFLDQLLELCKKFQQPYRLVDRRRYFDPLPFEFHGELKSYQQDAAEAVLERDFATLAGGHKSGKTVIALYTIAQRRQPALILIPKLELLEGWLAKIENFLQIPSSEVGIFSTGEHRVGKRITIAHTGEVMRHWKKIADQVGYLIVDECQRCPPKVITHLIPNFDTRYMLGLSSTVQRNKDRLSRIIYFYIGDVVYAINEKDAREGRGIIHAHIVARPTEFEYPYRSRADYVPMLHTMMQDKDRIRIIADDIETELKKATRALLVLSAGEEYDRILRQELSQRDIPIHVYEQKSDALREEADGNSNNGSKHCEISLPSGPSAVFVTPQVLAECSAQLHSNVLFLTVPIYFRKALANAIRDLHSNGNGEGGKLKIYDYVDQRIGLLENYFRMRSYNYGVHPEVLLNPNLN